Genomic DNA from Desulfobaccales bacterium:
GAGATTCTCCCCCCGTTGCTGGAGGAAATCCGCCACCGGCTCGGGGCTCATAAGTCGAATTGATCTGGCTTTGACACTCTCATGGCTGCGCTTGATCGCGTGCTCCAGGTGAGGCGGGATTTTACCCCTGCCTGAGTGGGGGGGTTCACGAGACCCTATTTCAATTCCGAGATGGTAAATACTGCCTCCACATCGGCGACCTCTTGGGCCACCGCCTCTTTGCCCCCTTCCTCCCGGTCCACCAGAATCAGCACCTTGACCACTGTCAGGCCGAAATTCCGGGCCGCAGTGATGGCCCGTAAGGCGGAGCCGCCGGTGGTCACCACGTCTTCGACGATTACCGCCCGATCCCCGGGTTCCACGTCACCCACCAACAGCCCCCCAGTGCCGTGCTCCTTGGGCCGGTGACGCACCGAAAAGGCGTTAATGGGCTGCCCCTTTAAAAAGCTGGTCAGGGCCGTGGCGTGAGCGATAGGGTCCGCCCCCATGGTGAGGCCACCGATGGCGTGAACTTTCAGGTCCCGGATCAGGTCGAAAAATACTTCGCCGACGAGGGCCAGGCCCTCAGCATTGTGGGTGGTGGGCCGGCAATCGATATAGTAAGGACTCTCCCGGCCACTCACCAGCTTGAAGGGCTTATCAGGGCTGTACCGGAAAGATTTTTCCCGGAGGATTTCCAAGAGCTGCCGGCGCATGTTCAACATTCTGCATCCTCTCCTTTACTGAAAAGTCCAGCCGTAGAGGTGGGTTTAAAACCCGCCCCTACAAGACTTAGCGACAATCGATTCCGCGGCATTGGGCAATATACTCGCGGAGAGCTTCTTTAGTGGAAGAAAAGGCGATCTGGGGCCAGGGAATTTCCGAGAGCTTGAACAGCCGGGCTTCCAGGGTCTCGTCTCCGGCCGTGAGTTCCCCGGACACATACTCCGTCAGGTAGGCCGCGATGATAGTGCGATGGTTCGGGTAAGAGTAGATATTAAGCAGCCTCAAGGGCCGCACGGTCAGAAGGGTCTCCTCGTGGGTTTCCCGGACTACGGCCTCCTCCACCACTTCCCCCAGGTCCACAAACCCTCCGGGCACCACCCAGAGACCGTAGCCCGGCTCGATGGCCCGGCGGACCATGACCACGCCCTCGGCCATGGGGATCACAGCGATGACCGACAACTTAGGATCAATATAAAAAATAAAACCACAAGCGGTGCATACCAGACGCCGGGGCTCCTGGGGCTTGACCTGGCGTTTTTCCAGCCGGCCGCCGCACTGGGGGCAAAATTTATATGTGGCTATTTCCTGGATGCCAATCATTGCTCCCTGCCTTAAACAATCATTCCAAGGGGACGCTGCCTGCCCAACTTGCCGCTGGCTGCCATTAGTTCAGGACAAAGGGCGCCGGGGAAAAGGTGAGCGCAAAAACTACGATGGTGATGATTCCAAGGATGCGGCGGCGCCGGTCCAGGGGCAGCCAGTAGAGATATGGCGGCGGGTGGCGCCAGCCCAGAAGAGTCAAGAGTACGGCCCACATGAGCCAGCCCTGCCAGAATATTACCCCGCAGATTACCAAAAGCCCGATAGCGCCCAGGGAGATATAGCGATGGCAGGAGGGGAACAGGGCGTAGGTCACGTGCCCCCCGTCCAACTGCCCCACCGGCATCAGGTTGAGGGCCGTCACCAAAAGGCCGATCCAGCCGGCAAAGGCCACGGGGTGCAGGATGACATTTTCGCTGGGCGTCAGGTGGCCCAGGGCCAGCCAACTCAGCAGTTTGAATAACAAGGGTTCCCCCAGGGTCAACCCTTCATCCCCGCCACCGAAGACGGTGACGGTGGATAATTTCAACCCCACGAGGATGACCGGGATGGAGATCAGGACCCCAGCCAAAGGACCGGCGCAGCCCACGTCCAGCAAGGCCCGCTTGTCCCGGATGGGGGAACGGATGCGGATAAAGGCCCCAAAGGTGCCGATAATGAAGGGAATGGGTGGCGCCGGGATGAAATAGGGCAGGGTCACGTCCAGGTGGTGCTTCCGGGAAATCAAGTAATGGCCCATCTCGTGGGTGCCAAGGATCAGCAGCAGAGTTAAGGAAAACGGGATGCCTTTATAGAGCAGACCAGGGGTTTCCAGGGGATTGACCCCTTGCTGGAGGGCCCCGGCGACAATAGTAGTGGCCAGCGTGGCCAGTAACAACACCACGTGCAGCCAGAGCCGGGGCGGCCGAGGAGCCGATGCGGGCGGCATAAACTCCTGTCCCCAGTAGGGCTCCGGGGGCCTCGAAGGTTCCAACGGTCTCCCCTCCGGATTCACGGTAATTCCACCCCTGCCTTTAAGGCCTGTACTTCCCGCCTGGTGAGCTCCCGAAATTTTCCCCGAGGCAACCCTTCCAGCCGTAACGGGCCGAAGGCGATGCGCTTCAATTTCAGCACCGGGTGCCCCACTTGCTCCATCAAGCGCTTGATCAGATGATACCGCCCTTCATGTACAGTGATTTCCAAGACCGTTTTTTCCGGCTCCCGCTTGATCACCGCCACTTCCGGGTAAACAAAACGACCGTCCAGGTCCATCCCCGCGGCCATTTGCCGCAAGGTTTCGCGACTCACCTCGCCTTCCACCGTCACCCGGTAGGTCCGGGGGACCTGGAAGCTGGGATGAGTCAGGCGATAGGCCAGTTCGCCGTCGTTGGTGAGAAGCAAAAGCCCCGTGGCGTCGTAGTCCAGGCGTCCCACGGGATAGAGCCGATCCGTCCTGGCGCCTAACAACTCCGTGACTATCCGCCGCCCTTCGGGGTCCCGGGTGGTGCAGACATACCCGGAGGGCTTGTGCAGCATAACGGTAACCAGCGCGCCCTGCACCTTGACGGCGCGTCCATCGACCTTGACCTCGTCCCGGTCAGGATCGACTTTAACCCCCATCGCGGTGACCACCTGGCCGTTGACGGCTACCCGCCCGGCTTGGATAATCTCCTCCGCAGCCCGCCGGGAAGCCACCCCGGCCCGGGCGAGAAATTTTTGGAGGCGTTCCGGCGGACTGTTACTCATCTCTTCTCGTTTTGGGCAGGATGGTGAGGCAAGGACGGATTTATCAAAGCCTTTTCCAGAGCTATATCATTGTGGCCAAATTCCGCCATTACGTGTGGCTCAAGTTTTTGATATATTATATCTGAAACTTTCTGAGCACCTATGTTAGTAAAATGATGCCAATCATAAAAATATTGAGAACTTTTCGGCATCTCGATTGCTAAGTCAATCAATAACACCTTATAATTTGAAGAAACTATCCGCGTAATTTGATTGTATTGTTCCAATAATTGCCATTCAGCCCTGCCGTTGATATCACCATACTTGACAGTTGCTAAATTTACCCCGGTAACCTCATCAATGCCGGTTCCATAAAGAGATGGTTGAGTAACTAAAACTGGTTCAACTGAATTTTCTTTACAAACCTCAATTAATCTTGACAATCGCTTTCTATAAGAATCCAAATATTTCTCTTTATGTATTTTAATCAATTTATTTATATCGTCATCTTTAACATCAACACTTTCTATTTGTTTTAAATCAATATTACTATGTGTAACTCCCATTCGCTTAGCTTGCCAATATCTATACAGATTAAGTATAAAGTAACACAATTCGCTTTTCATTATGATTTTTTTTATTGTTGATGAATATATGCTTGATGAAGATTTACTGATAATATATCTATCATGATCTGCTTCATTTTGTAACCCTACATCATTAATGCCAACAAGAAAAATAATTATATTTGGCTTTATTTTTAATAAATAATCTTCTAGTAGAACTAAATGTCCAAAAGTAGAACAACCATCTAAGCCGGCATTATTAATCCATAGATTAGGGAAGACGCTTCTTAGTTTTCTCCCCAAGTCTTCAGTCCAGGTCTTGCTATCAGATAAATAGAGACATTCTGTAGTACTTCCCCCAACTGTAATAATTCTCAGATAATGAGAAAATTCTTGTGGCGGCTCTTCTCCCCTAAAACCCAAACTATTTTTTTTATGAATTACGACTTTGTCTAGTTTTTCTATTTTGTCATTATTAATCACATAATTTTGGTTTGTTTTTAAAACAATCTTATTCCCTCTTACCCTGAATTCAATAGGCTGCCATAACCTGAGAGTAGCTTCCGCTATTAAAAGGGCGACTATCAACCCAATGAAAAATGTCAGAGCATTTTTTAAATAATTTTCCAAATTCCACGCCATGGTCTCTGGCCGGGAAAGCCGACAAAATTTCCCTCGCCGGCCTTCCCTCCAACGACCCTATCTTTTTGAAGACGTGAGTGGGGGGAAAGGCCCTAATTGGAATTTCCGGTTAAAACCCACCGCGTCCCGCACCTCGGCCATGGTCTGGCGGGCCTGTTGCCGGGCCCGGTCGTTGCCTTGGCGCATAACATCCAGGACCTCGTCCGGATGGGCCTCGTAATAGCGACGCCGTTCCTGGATGGGGGCCAGATTCTCTAGCAGGGCCTCGGCCAGCATCTTCTTGCAATCCACACAGCCCAGGTTGGCTTTGCGACATTCCGTGGAAATTTCGTCAAGGCGCGCCTTGGGCAGATTGAGCCGGTGGAAAGGAAACGCCAGGCAGCGGTCCGGTTCGCCTGGATCTTTCTTGAAAGGGCGCTGGGTATCGGTGGTCATCTGGCGAATTTTCTTGGCCATCACATCCGGCGGGTCGCTCAGGTAGATACAGTTGCCGTAACTTTTGCTCATCTTGCGGCCGTCGGTGCCGGTGAGCTTGGGAATTTCGGTAAGCAGAGCTTCGGGTTCCGGGAAAATGGGCCGGTAGAGGTGGTTGAACCGCCGGGCGATCTCCCGGGTCATCTCGACGTGGGGAACCTGATCCACCCCCACCGGCACCCCTCCCGCCTTGTACATCAGGATATCCGCGGCCTGGAGCACCGGATAGCCCAAAAAGCCGTGGGTGGCCAGGTCCTTGTGGGCCAACTGCTCCATCTGGTCTTTGTAGGTGGGGTTGCGCTCCAGCCAGGGCACCGGGGTGAACATGCCGAAGATCAGGTAGAGCTCGCAATGTTCTGGAATAGCCGACTGCACAAAGATGGTGGATTTTTCCGGATCCAGGCCCACGCTCAGCCAATCCGTCACCATCTCCGGGATAAAGCCGCTGATGGTGCCGGGGGTCTCGTATTCCGTGGTCAAGGCATGCCAGTCGGCCACGAAGTAGAAACACTGATAATCTTCCTGGAGGCGCATCCAGTTATACAGGGCCCCATAATAGTTGCCCAGATGCATTTTCCCGGTGGGACGCATACCGCTTAAAATGCGCTTTAATTTTGGCGCTTCGGGTTTCTCTATTCCACGTGAATCGTCAGATGCCATGCTTATTCCTATTTAAGTTTTTAGCTATTTTATAACAGAATTATGGCGGGCAGTGCCCGCCCTACATTTGGCCACGGCGCATCAAAGGTGTCTTGCTGATAGCTGAAAGCTGACCGCTGATCGCTTATAACCTACCATTTGGCAGCCCCCTTTGGCAAGGACATGCGCCAATATTCCCCCCAAACTGCAGCATCCCGATTACAAAAAACAGGCCATCCTGAGTGCGGCGCTCAACATGGCCTGTTTGGCAGATCCTGGAGCTGAAACGGTTGTGCCTCACTCTTTTAGTGAGGCCAAATAAGAGCTGAGTGAGCCGAAATCCAAGGGCGCCTCAAGTTCGTCCCCGGACCTGAGGTCATGAGTGGTCACCCGAACGGGCTCATCCAGGGCAGTGGGAAAGCTATCCCCGTTTGCATCATTGACGGTTATATAGGCGCGCTTGCCGTTGTATTTTATCCATTTTGTAAACGACGCTTTTCCGGCGCAACTGGCCGAGAGATTGAATCCATGACTTGTCATTACCTCTTCGACGCTCATTGTTTTTTCACCTGTATGCTTTTGTGAATCGCGGCTCGTGCGAACCGTTAGCGTTCCTTCCACTCCGGCTTCCGCTTTTCCAGAAACGCCTTGACCCCTTCTTCCGCATCTTCCGTGCTGCACAGGGCCGCAAACATGTCGCCCAGCAAATCCAAGGCCTTGTGGTAGGGCACATCTTCGGCCCCATAGATCCCGGCTTTGCCAATCTGGAGGGCCAGCGGGCTTTTGGCCACCAATTTATTAGCCAATTCCAGGGTGGCTTCCTCAAGTTTATCCGCCGGCACTACCTTATTGACCAGTCCCAGCCTTTGGGCCTCCGCGGCCGGGATTATATCTCCCAGCAGCACCATTTCCAGCGCTTTTTTGCGGCCGACGTTGCGGGCCAAAGGCGCCGCCGGTCCCAGGCAGATGAGGCCCACATTGATGGCCGTGGTCCCGAATTTGGCATCCTCTGCAGCCACAGTCAGGTCACAGGCAAAGGACAGACCGGCGCCGTTGGCCAGGGCATAGCCTTTCACCGAGGCGATCACCGGCTTTTTCATTTTAGCGATGGTGTGATTGTGCTCATCCATCAGGTGGATAAACTCGCGATACTCTTTGTTGGTTTTATTTTTAAATTCATCCAGCGAGATACCTGTAGAAAAATGTTTGCCGTTGGCATCGATCACCACCACCCGGACCTCAGGGTCGTTCTCCATGTCCCAGAGGGCATCATTGAGCTCCCGGGCAAAAGGCACGTTGAAGGTGTTCATCGCTTGCGGGCGATTCAGGGTAATAAAGCCGATTTGATCCCTTTTCTCCACCAGCACGTTGGTGTAATCCATGACGCACTCTCCTTTATCATGATAAGTTAGTAATATTCGTTTGTTGTAGGCTTTCGATATAATAATGTAGTTGGGCCAGGGTTTGCTGCCACACGGCAGGGTCATGGCTGGCGGCATACAAGGGTGCGGCGCCGTTCAGCGAGACCACGATGAAATGGGCGATTCCGTCGAGATCTAAGCCATCCTTTAACCTGCCTTGCTGCTCCGCCTCTTCCAGCCACAGCCGGATCAATTTGGCAAAGCTCTTGAAGCCCCTCAAGACATAGGCGCTCATGGCGGGGGACTGTCCGGCGAGTTCCACCAAGGAATTAAGCAGAAAACAGCCGCCCTCGAAAACCCCCGCGCCCAGGTAATTTTGCAAACTGTTTTCTATGACTTTTTCGATCCGGCCCAGGGGATCAGGAATATCTCTCACGCCTCGGAAAACGATATTTTTCCAAATCCTGACGCATTCATCATAGACCGCAGACCAGATTTCCTGCTTGTTGCCGAAGTGGCCGTAAAGTCCGCCCTTGGTCAGACCGGTGGCTTTGACAATGCTTTCAATGGAGGTATTGAAGTAGCCGTGGACTGAAAAGAGCTGCATTGATTTTTCTATGATATGTTGCCGCGTTAAGTCCCCTTTAGTTGACATTCCAAACCTCTTTATAAAATAAACCGACCAGTTGGTCTATTTCTATCGCAACAAAATCTCTTTGTCAAGGTAGCCTCTAGCAAAATAGGTAAATTTGGGTTATAGATCATGCGCCACGAATGATAAACATATCAAAAGATTATCATCCTGATCTACACTGCGCATAGATAGCCGGTAACCTCACAGATTGAATTGACAAAGGCAGCGGAAACATGCAGTTTCCATCTGGATGGGCCTGGATAGCCGGGATGATCTGAAAATTTTGAACCGATAATTAAAAGAAAAATAATCTAGTATGGCCAAACAAAAGGGAAGCCGCTCCAATTGGACCGGCTTTCCCTTCAGTTTGGCACCAATGGCTGTTTTAGTTTTTCATGAAACGGCGACGCAGCCAAAATCCCGCCAGACCGGTTCCCATAAGCAGAAAGGTTCCCGGCAGAGGAATTGGGTCTCCGTAAATAAAGTCATCCATTACCACCGGGTCCGCGGAATTACCGCTGGTGATACGGACCCTTGCTACTCGCTCCCCCGCGCTGAATATTACTCCGAGAAAGGAGAAGGTTTCATCACCTGACGCAGCTGGGACGAGGAAAGATCCCAACGAGGCATCACCCGACCCAAAAAATTCCATACTCGTGCTGTCGACCAAATCCACATCCGTGAAAACCACCCCAAAGCCGTTAACTGTCCCAGGAGTGTCGGTACCACGAACGAAAAAAATTGTGTCGGTGATGTTGCTGCCAACGGCAGTGAAGAGCTTTTGGGGACTGAAGGGCTCGAACAGAGCGGGAAATGAGGGATCAATATTACCAAATTCAATGCCAGGACCAGAATTGGCGCTGACTTCGAACCCGGATCCCGGGGTGGAAAAAACTGCCCCTTGAGAGGCTTTAAAAAAATCTGGGGGAAAGGCATTAGGGGAAGAAAGTGCCTCGGGAACACCATCCCATCTAATTTGTCTTAGGGGCCCCAGAGCAGCTTTGAAATTATCCACTACCGCTTGGATATCGGCCGGATTAGCTCCGGTACCTGAAAAAGTGACGGGAGAGGCAGCAGCAGGGGTGGACAAGATTAGTAAACAAAGCAACAACATGGCCATGAAAAAATATCTTCTTTCCATAGTTTACCTCCGTTTTTGAACGGATTAGATATTAGCCATTCTATTCCCTGTACAGATTGGAGTAAACATAATACATCAAATTTCTCCAATCAAGGTGCGCATAAGTATTTATTTAATTCAAAACATTGATTAAATACCCCTCTCTCCTAGGCTGGCGTCAATGTCATCGTTGATATGCGTCCTCCCGTCTCCGGCTTCTTCGTCCTCCCCAACATTACTACTCCGGCCTTGACAGCTTTTGTGCAGGTTAGGGCGGTGTACCCCTGATGGACACCAGGAGTGGTAATTGCACGGCAAATGGTATGTTTTGCTCACTTACCATATACAAAACTTATCAAAAATTTCAAAGAGTTGTAGATATGATTAAGTTAATTGCATGATCGCAGCTTGGTATTAAGGATGTTGTTCCCCAAAAGGGAGAGAGCCCCAGCGGGCCAGATCTTTAGGAAAGGCCATCTCGGCGGCCAATCCCGCGGCCTCGATGGTCAGGTTGCGGCAAAATTGGAGATGGTCCTTGCAGAGCCAGGTTTTCCGCCACTGGGAGGTCAACAGGCGGCATTGAGTGCTCCCGTAGCGCTGCTTGAATTCATTGGGCAGGCGATTGAACAGGCGGTAAAGGCCGGGCTCGCCATAGAGTTCCGCGGTCGCGGACTTGGCGCTGGCGGGCACCTCCCGGCGGCCGTACACCGCGCCCAGGGCCGCCATGGCCCCCACCAGGGCGCCGCAGGTGTCGCCGAAGAGGCCGCCGCCGCCCCCGAAACCGGTCATGACACACATGGCCTCATGGGGCAGGCCGGTATCGATATGGGTCAACACCGCTTCCATGACACATTCGGCGCAGTTCAGGCCGGTTTTGAAGTTATGCTTGGCCCGTTTTTTTACCTGGACAATCGCTTCTTCAGGGGTCATTACTATTCTCCATATTGAAAAGATACAGCTATAGGGCGTGCCGCGCACGCCGATTTTCGGCGGCCGCGGGCCGCCCTATAAATAACTTTGCACGAAGCTTTTCAGTTCTTCCAACACCACCTCGGGGTCCCGGGTGGTATCCAGCCGGAGTAGCGGCCGGTCCTGGGGCGTAAAGGGGTCGAAGTCCCGGGCCTGGGCCTCAAAGAGTTCCACCCGTCCATCTGAGATGGCCTCCGGGTCGGTCAGACGAATCCCCAGGCGTTCCCGAGCCACGGACGGAGGGCATTCGCAGTACACGAACACCAGCCGGGCTCCCTGCGCTTTAGCCAACTGCCGCACCCGGGCCCGCTCAGACGCCCGCTTATAAGAGCCGTCCAGGATGACGCTTTGCCCCGCCGCCAGGTGTTCGCCGGCCTGCCGGAGCATCTCATCGTAGGTGCGGGTGGAAAAATCCTGGTTATAGATACCCTGGCCGAAGTCCACGGGCACCCGGTCCGTAGGTTTGAGGCCAACCAGAGTTTTGCGCACCACGTCGCTATGGATGACCGGCCACCCCAGAGTTTTGGCCAGGGCCCGGGAGCGGTTGCTCTTGCCGGTGGCCATCAACCCGAAAACCACCACGATCATGCGGCCCATCGCGCCCCCGCTTCGGCATATTCTCCAGCCAGGTCAAAATAGGCCCGGGCGGTTTTCCGGGCCTGGTCCCGAATTTCTGGCGGTTGCGCCGGGTCCTGGGCAGTAAAGGCGTGGATCTTGCCCCGCACATAGGCCCGGTAGCATTTGTAAAAATCCAACATCTGGAGGAGGTCAGGGTCCCGGGAGGCCGTAGCGAAGCGCTCTACGAAATAGCGCGACAGGTCCCGGAGACCGTGGAAATCCAGGTCCATGGCTAAAAAATCGATGTCCGCGGCCACATCACCATAACGGAAGCGGTGATTAAATTCAATGCAATCAAAGACATAGATGCTGTCGGCCAGGCAAATGTTTTTCATGTGCAGATCGCCGTGACAATCCCGGATGCGGCCTTCCCGGATGCGTTGCCGGAA
This window encodes:
- the pyrE gene encoding orotate phosphoribosyltransferase, with product MLNMRRQLLEILREKSFRYSPDKPFKLVSGRESPYYIDCRPTTHNAEGLALVGEVFFDLIRDLKVHAIGGLTMGADPIAHATALTSFLKGQPINAFSVRHRPKEHGTGGLLVGDVEPGDRAVIVEDVVTTGGSALRAITAARNFGLTVVKVLILVDREEGGKEAVAQEVADVEAVFTISELK
- a CDS encoding NUDIX hydrolase, which produces MIGIQEIATYKFCPQCGGRLEKRQVKPQEPRRLVCTACGFIFYIDPKLSVIAVIPMAEGVVMVRRAIEPGYGLWVVPGGFVDLGEVVEEAVVRETHEETLLTVRPLRLLNIYSYPNHRTIIAAYLTEYVSGELTAGDETLEARLFKLSEIPWPQIAFSSTKEALREYIAQCRGIDCR
- a CDS encoding site-2 protease family protein, with the translated sequence MPPASAPRPPRLWLHVVLLLATLATTIVAGALQQGVNPLETPGLLYKGIPFSLTLLLILGTHEMGHYLISRKHHLDVTLPYFIPAPPIPFIIGTFGAFIRIRSPIRDKRALLDVGCAGPLAGVLISIPVILVGLKLSTVTVFGGGDEGLTLGEPLLFKLLSWLALGHLTPSENVILHPVAFAGWIGLLVTALNLMPVGQLDGGHVTYALFPSCHRYISLGAIGLLVICGVIFWQGWLMWAVLLTLLGWRHPPPYLYWLPLDRRRRILGIITIVVFALTFSPAPFVLN
- a CDS encoding pseudouridine synthase — translated: MSNSPPERLQKFLARAGVASRRAAEEIIQAGRVAVNGQVVTAMGVKVDPDRDEVKVDGRAVKVQGALVTVMLHKPSGYVCTTRDPEGRRIVTELLGARTDRLYPVGRLDYDATGLLLLTNDGELAYRLTHPSFQVPRTYRVTVEGEVSRETLRQMAAGMDLDGRFVYPEVAVIKREPEKTVLEITVHEGRYHLIKRLMEQVGHPVLKLKRIAFGPLRLEGLPRGKFRELTRREVQALKAGVELP
- a CDS encoding SGNH/GDSL hydrolase family protein, which encodes MAWNLENYLKNALTFFIGLIVALLIAEATLRLWQPIEFRVRGNKIVLKTNQNYVINNDKIEKLDKVVIHKKNSLGFRGEEPPQEFSHYLRIITVGGSTTECLYLSDSKTWTEDLGRKLRSVFPNLWINNAGLDGCSTFGHLVLLEDYLLKIKPNIIIFLVGINDVGLQNEADHDRYIISKSSSSIYSSTIKKIIMKSELCYFILNLYRYWQAKRMGVTHSNIDLKQIESVDVKDDDINKLIKIHKEKYLDSYRKRLSRLIEVCKENSVEPVLVTQPSLYGTGIDEVTGVNLATVKYGDINGRAEWQLLEQYNQITRIVSSNYKVLLIDLAIEMPKSSQYFYDWHHFTNIGAQKVSDIIYQKLEPHVMAEFGHNDIALEKALINPSLPHHPAQNEKR
- the trpS gene encoding tryptophan--tRNA ligase — encoded protein: MASDDSRGIEKPEAPKLKRILSGMRPTGKMHLGNYYGALYNWMRLQEDYQCFYFVADWHALTTEYETPGTISGFIPEMVTDWLSVGLDPEKSTIFVQSAIPEHCELYLIFGMFTPVPWLERNPTYKDQMEQLAHKDLATHGFLGYPVLQAADILMYKAGGVPVGVDQVPHVEMTREIARRFNHLYRPIFPEPEALLTEIPKLTGTDGRKMSKSYGNCIYLSDPPDVMAKKIRQMTTDTQRPFKKDPGEPDRCLAFPFHRLNLPKARLDEISTECRKANLGCVDCKKMLAEALLENLAPIQERRRYYEAHPDEVLDVMRQGNDRARQQARQTMAEVRDAVGFNRKFQLGPFPPLTSSKR
- a CDS encoding enoyl-CoA hydratase-related protein, giving the protein MDYTNVLVEKRDQIGFITLNRPQAMNTFNVPFARELNDALWDMENDPEVRVVVIDANGKHFSTGISLDEFKNKTNKEYREFIHLMDEHNHTIAKMKKPVIASVKGYALANGAGLSFACDLTVAAEDAKFGTTAINVGLICLGPAAPLARNVGRKKALEMVLLGDIIPAAEAQRLGLVNKVVPADKLEEATLELANKLVAKSPLALQIGKAGIYGAEDVPYHKALDLLGDMFAALCSTEDAEEGVKAFLEKRKPEWKER
- a CDS encoding TetR/AcrR family transcriptional regulator, with product MSTKGDLTRQHIIEKSMQLFSVHGYFNTSIESIVKATGLTKGGLYGHFGNKQEIWSAVYDECVRIWKNIVFRGVRDIPDPLGRIEKVIENSLQNYLGAGVFEGGCFLLNSLVELAGQSPAMSAYVLRGFKSFAKLIRLWLEEAEQQGRLKDGLDLDGIAHFIVVSLNGAAPLYAASHDPAVWQQTLAQLHYYIESLQQTNITNLS
- a CDS encoding PEP-CTERM sorting domain-containing protein: MERRYFFMAMLLLCLLILSTPAAASPVTFSGTGANPADIQAVVDNFKAALGPLRQIRWDGVPEALSSPNAFPPDFFKASQGAVFSTPGSGFEVSANSGPGIEFGNIDPSFPALFEPFSPQKLFTAVGSNITDTIFFVRGTDTPGTVNGFGVVFTDVDLVDSTSMEFFGSGDASLGSFLVPAASGDETFSFLGVIFSAGERVARVRITSGNSADPVVMDDFIYGDPIPLPGTFLLMGTGLAGFWLRRRFMKN
- a CDS encoding C-GCAxxG-C-C family protein; the protein is MTPEEAIVQVKKRAKHNFKTGLNCAECVMEAVLTHIDTGLPHEAMCVMTGFGGGGGLFGDTCGALVGAMAALGAVYGRREVPASAKSATAELYGEPGLYRLFNRLPNEFKQRYGSTQCRLLTSQWRKTWLCKDHLQFCRNLTIEAAGLAAEMAFPKDLARWGSLPFGEQHP
- a CDS encoding AAA family ATPase; translated protein: MGRMIVVVFGLMATGKSNRSRALAKTLGWPVIHSDVVRKTLVGLKPTDRVPVDFGQGIYNQDFSTRTYDEMLRQAGEHLAAGQSVILDGSYKRASERARVRQLAKAQGARLVFVYCECPPSVARERLGIRLTDPEAISDGRVELFEAQARDFDPFTPQDRPLLRLDTTRDPEVVLEELKSFVQSYL